One genomic region from Motacilla alba alba isolate MOTALB_02 chromosome 5, Motacilla_alba_V1.0_pri, whole genome shotgun sequence encodes:
- the AKIP1 gene encoding A-kinase-interacting protein 1: MLTLAVWDLKKDFMLIFPYYCHLGAHEVSEGSKWLCSHVATATSQAAAVTRSGAGSLALPSWGRGSSGGQSRLLGTRGSPGPSAARLLPAPGERARLGERLRGCAARPVTHSAHSAGHRPLPAPSARTAKRSPKSAGERRFPLETAGHGGPAPPAFMGSSPLSHSGHIQGAASGGTSLTLPGRACPGDRDRDRLNAAFASIVNLMREVSKECEKCYESMEANKCKENEIKHFCKYHGKSVERKMDPTEEEGTEGSVESSQAQACQQRPRRPSKDFYIEVTPGIYSVTAISEDMVEQTHVVDINAGQSVDLTFVL; encoded by the exons ATGTTAACCTTGGCCGTATGGGActtaaagaaagattttatgCTTATTTTTCCTTACTACTGTCACCTCGGGGCACACGAGGTTAGCGAAGGCTCGAAGTGGCTCTGCTCCCACGTAGCCACAGCCACTTCCCAAGCCGCTGCGGTGACTCGGAGCGGTGCCGGCAGCCTGGCGCTGCCCTcctggggcagaggcagctccgGCGGACAGAGCCGCTTGCTCGGCACTCGCGGCTCGCCGGGCCCGAGCGCGGCGCGGCTCCTCCCAGCGCCCGGCGAACGGGCTCGGCTCGGGGAGCGGCTCCGCGGGTGCGCGGCCCGGCCCGTGACCCACTCCGCGCACTCGGCCGGCCACCGCCCCCTGCCGGCACCGTCAGCTCGAACCGCGAAACGTTCACCAAAAAGCGCCGGGGAGCGCCGCTTCCCCCTGGAGACCGCGGGCCACGGCGGGCCCGCACCTCCGGCTTTCATGGGCTCTTCCCCGCTGTCGCACAGCGGCCACATCCAGGGAGCAGCATCCGGGGGCACCTCACTGACCCTTCCCGGGAGAGCCTGTCCGGGG gaccgggaccgggaccgcCTCAATGCAGCGTTCGCTTCCATTGTGAATTTGATGAGAGAAGTCTCAAAGGAGTGCGAG AAGTGCTATGAGTCTATGGAAGCCAACAAGTGCAAAGAGAATGAAATCAAACACTTCTGCAAATACCATGGCAAGTCAGTAGAAAGAAAGATGGATCCCACAGAAGAAGAG gggACTGAAGGTTCTGTAGAATCCAGCCAAGCTCAAGCTTGCCAGCAAAGG CCCAGAAGACCTTCCAAAGATTTCTACATTGAAGTTACTCCTGGCATCTATTCTGTCACAGCAATCTCAGAAGACATGGTGGAACAAACCCATGTAGTAGATATCAATGCAGGACAAAGTGTTGATTTAACTTTTGTTCTGTGA